One Amaranthus tricolor cultivar Red isolate AtriRed21 chromosome 1, ASM2621246v1, whole genome shotgun sequence DNA window includes the following coding sequences:
- the LOC130814229 gene encoding serine/threonine-protein phosphatase 5 isoform X1, with protein MPTMESESSIASRAEELKCLANEAFKDHKYSQAIDLYSQAIELNNQNAVYWANRAFAHTKLEEYGSAIHDATKAIEIDSKYSKGYYRRGAALLAMGKFKEALKDFQQVKRLCPNDPDAAKKLKECEKAVMKLKFEEAIAVPEAERRSIAESIDFHSIVARMTSRSILLSAAGAVILAAALMASKFMSVGAVLAIMTLAASIMVIVFPLAQVEPQYSGARIEGDTVTLEFVKKMMEDFKNQKCLHKRYAFQIVLQTRELLRALPSLVDITVPDDKHFTVCGDVHGQFYDLIHIFELNGLPSEDNPYLFNGDFVDRGSFSLEVILTLFAFKCMCPSAMYLSRGNHESRSMNKIYGFEGEVKSKLNDTFVELFAEVFCCLPLAHVINEKVFVVHGGLFSVDGVKLSDIRAIDRFCEPPEEGLMCEVLWSDPQHLPGRGPSKRGVGLSFGPDVTERFLQDNNLDLVVRSHEVKDEGYEIEHDGKLITVFSAPNYCDQMGNKGALIRFEAPELKPNIVTFSAVSHPDVKPMAYANNFLRMFS; from the exons ATGCCCACTATGGAATCTGAAAGTTCAATAGCATCGCGTGCTGAAGAACTCAAGTGTTTGGCTAATGAAGCTTTTAAAG ATCACAAATATTCTCAAGCTATTGATTTGTACTCTCAAGCAATTGAACTAAACAATCAAAATGCTGTTTACTGGGCAAATCGGGCATTTGCGCACACCAAATTGGAAGAATATGGAAGTGCTATACATGATGCAACAAAGGCTATTGAAATTGATTCCAAGTACTCAAAG GGTTATTATAGGAGAGGGGCAGCTTTGCTTGCAATGGGAAAGTTCAAAGAGGCTCTTAAGGATTTTCAACAG GTAAAAAGATTATGCCCGAATGATCCTGATGCTGCGAAGAAATTGAAAGAATGTGAAAAGGCTGTGATGAAGCTAAAATTTGAGGAGGCTATTGCTGTTCCGGAGGCTGAAAGGCGATCTATTGCTGAATCAATTGACTTTCATTCTATTG TGGCAAGAATGACCAGCCGTTCAATTTTGTTGTCTGCTGCTGGGGCAGTGATTCTGGCTGCTGCGTTGATGGCTTCAAAGTTTATGTCAGTTGGAGCTGTGTTAGCAATTATGACTTTGGCAGCATCTATCATGGTCATTGTTTTCCCTTTGGCAC AGGTTGAACCACAATATTCTGGGGCTAGGATAGAGGGAGATACAGTAACATTGGAGTTTGTCAAGAAAATGATGGAGGatttcaaaaatcagaaatgtTTGCATAAGAG ATATGCATTCCAGATAGTCTTGCAAACTAGGGAATTGCTTCGTGCCTTGCCTTCTCTTGTTGATATAACTGTTCCAGATGACAAGCATTTTACTGTGTGTGGTGATGTACATGGTCAG TTTTATGATCTTATACATATATTTGAGCTCAATGGGCTCCCTTCAGAAGACAATCCATATTTATTTAATGGTGACTTTGTGGATAGAGGTTCCTTCTCCCTAGAGGTTATTCTAACACTTTTTGCATTTAAGTGCATGTGCCCTTCAG CTATGTATCTATCTAGAGGTAATCACGAGAGCAGGAGTATGAATAAAATATATGGATTCGAGGGGGAAGTCAAGTCCAAGCTGAATGACACATTTGTTGAGCTTTTTGCCGAAGTCTTTTGTTGTTTACCTCTGGCGCATGTCATAAATGAGAAGGTATTTGTAGTCCATGGTGGTCTTTTCAGTGTAGACGGTGTAAAGCTTTCTGACATTAGAGCAATTGATCGATTTTGCGAACCTCCCGAAGAAG GATTGATGTGTGAAGTATTGTGGAGTGATCCGCAACACTTACCTGGAAGGGGTCCCAGTAAACGTGGTGTTGGACTTTCGTTTGGTCCCGATGTCACAGAAAGGTTTCTGCAGGACAACAATTTAG ATTTAGTAGTGCGATCCCATGAAGTGAAAGACGAAGGGTACGAAATCGAGCATGATGGAAAACTGATTACGGTTTTTTCTGCACCAAACTATTGTGATCAG
- the LOC130814229 gene encoding serine/threonine-protein phosphatase 5 isoform X2, whose amino-acid sequence MPTMESESSIASRAEELKCLANEAFKDHKYSQAIDLYSQAIELNNQNAVYWANRAFAHTKLEEYGSAIHDATKAIEIDSKYSKGYYRRGAALLAMGKFKEALKDFQQVKRLCPNDPDAAKKLKECEKAVMKLKFEEAIAVPEAERRSIAESIDFHSIEVEPQYSGARIEGDTVTLEFVKKMMEDFKNQKCLHKRYAFQIVLQTRELLRALPSLVDITVPDDKHFTVCGDVHGQFYDLIHIFELNGLPSEDNPYLFNGDFVDRGSFSLEVILTLFAFKCMCPSAMYLSRGNHESRSMNKIYGFEGEVKSKLNDTFVELFAEVFCCLPLAHVINEKVFVVHGGLFSVDGVKLSDIRAIDRFCEPPEEGLMCEVLWSDPQHLPGRGPSKRGVGLSFGPDVTERFLQDNNLDLVVRSHEVKDEGYEIEHDGKLITVFSAPNYCDQMGNKGALIRFEAPELKPNIVTFSAVSHPDVKPMAYANNFLRMFS is encoded by the exons ATGCCCACTATGGAATCTGAAAGTTCAATAGCATCGCGTGCTGAAGAACTCAAGTGTTTGGCTAATGAAGCTTTTAAAG ATCACAAATATTCTCAAGCTATTGATTTGTACTCTCAAGCAATTGAACTAAACAATCAAAATGCTGTTTACTGGGCAAATCGGGCATTTGCGCACACCAAATTGGAAGAATATGGAAGTGCTATACATGATGCAACAAAGGCTATTGAAATTGATTCCAAGTACTCAAAG GGTTATTATAGGAGAGGGGCAGCTTTGCTTGCAATGGGAAAGTTCAAAGAGGCTCTTAAGGATTTTCAACAG GTAAAAAGATTATGCCCGAATGATCCTGATGCTGCGAAGAAATTGAAAGAATGTGAAAAGGCTGTGATGAAGCTAAAATTTGAGGAGGCTATTGCTGTTCCGGAGGCTGAAAGGCGATCTATTGCTGAATCAATTGACTTTCATTCTATTG AGGTTGAACCACAATATTCTGGGGCTAGGATAGAGGGAGATACAGTAACATTGGAGTTTGTCAAGAAAATGATGGAGGatttcaaaaatcagaaatgtTTGCATAAGAG ATATGCATTCCAGATAGTCTTGCAAACTAGGGAATTGCTTCGTGCCTTGCCTTCTCTTGTTGATATAACTGTTCCAGATGACAAGCATTTTACTGTGTGTGGTGATGTACATGGTCAG TTTTATGATCTTATACATATATTTGAGCTCAATGGGCTCCCTTCAGAAGACAATCCATATTTATTTAATGGTGACTTTGTGGATAGAGGTTCCTTCTCCCTAGAGGTTATTCTAACACTTTTTGCATTTAAGTGCATGTGCCCTTCAG CTATGTATCTATCTAGAGGTAATCACGAGAGCAGGAGTATGAATAAAATATATGGATTCGAGGGGGAAGTCAAGTCCAAGCTGAATGACACATTTGTTGAGCTTTTTGCCGAAGTCTTTTGTTGTTTACCTCTGGCGCATGTCATAAATGAGAAGGTATTTGTAGTCCATGGTGGTCTTTTCAGTGTAGACGGTGTAAAGCTTTCTGACATTAGAGCAATTGATCGATTTTGCGAACCTCCCGAAGAAG GATTGATGTGTGAAGTATTGTGGAGTGATCCGCAACACTTACCTGGAAGGGGTCCCAGTAAACGTGGTGTTGGACTTTCGTTTGGTCCCGATGTCACAGAAAGGTTTCTGCAGGACAACAATTTAG ATTTAGTAGTGCGATCCCATGAAGTGAAAGACGAAGGGTACGAAATCGAGCATGATGGAAAACTGATTACGGTTTTTTCTGCACCAAACTATTGTGATCAG
- the LOC130797277 gene encoding protein ALP1-like, producing MNVLRVCSPELEFIYVLPGWEGSALDGRVLRDAISRPNGLKVPRGCYYLCDGGYTNGEGFLTPHRGQLYHLREWRNGNRQPRSAEEYFNLRHASARNVIERCFELLKGRWGILRSPSWFSLQTQGRIVLACCLLHNLIKKYMPPGSIYEDISDDDEELDVSEDDDDLGVEYITSINVSDPWTNFRNGMVQTMFKNWRARRQRDDQ from the exons ATGAATGTTTTAAGAGTGTGTTCACCTGAGTTAGAATTTATATATGTACTACCTGGTTGGGAGGGTTCAGCGCTTGATGGTCGAGTACTTCGAGATGCTATTTCTAGGCCTAATGGGTTAAAAGTGCCAAGAG GTTGTTATTATTTATGTGATGGTGGATATACTAATGGAGAAGGATTTCTTACACCACATAGAGGACAACTTTATCACCTTAGAGAATGGAGGAACGGCAACCGACAACCACGAAGTGCAGAAGAGTACTTCAACTTAAGACACGCAAGTGCTAGAAATGTGATTGAAAGGTGCTTTGAATTATTGAAAGGGAGATGGGGTATTCTTAGGAGTCCATCATGGTTTAGTTTGCAAACTCAAGGCCGAATTGTCCTAGCTTGCTGTTTActtcataatttaattaaaaaatatatgccaCCAGGATCGATTTATGAGGATATTTCGGATGATGATGAAGAGCTTGATGTtagtgaagatgatgatgacttAGGAGTTGAGTATATAACTTCTATTAATGTTTCTGATCCATGGACAAATTTCAGAAATGGAATGGTTCAAACTATGTTCAAAAATTGGCGAGCTCGACGACAACGGGATGATCAATGA
- the LOC130820662 gene encoding cyclin-dependent kinases regulatory subunit 1-like, with protein sequence MGQIQYSEKYFDDIYEYRHVVLPAEVAKLLPKNRLLSENEWRAIGVQQSRGWVHYAIHRPEPHIMLFRRPLNFQQQQQENQAQGIMAK encoded by the exons ATGGGTCAGATTCAGTACTCTGAAAAGTATTTCGACGATATCTACGAGTACAG GCATGTCGTTCTTCCAGCTGAAGTTGCTAAACTTCTTCCCAAAAATCGCCTTCTTTCTGAG AATGAATGGCGGGCAATTGGAGTTCAACAGAGCCGTGGTTGGGTGCATTACGCCATCCACCGCCCAGAGCCACACATTATGCTGTTCAGGAGGCCACTTAACTTCCAGCAGCAACAGCAAGAGAATCAAGCTCAAGGCATCATGGCCAAGTGA
- the LOC130820839 gene encoding uncharacterized protein At1g08160-like, with protein MAGPRNPSTTPQKNNPCKLIAIICLALIVIVGLAILITWLAIKPKNLQYSIVEGYIRDYNLTNDGQFKSTFYFGIWTFNPNHKASIYYDKMDVIVTYRGQDVASGSIAPFFQPKRNVTTLEFQNSAKDVTLSSDQVKHLKNERNGGQVDLDIKINARMRVKVGIWKSRHYKVKILCSPVVINFSNDKRFQKTNCDVDI; from the coding sequence atgGCTGGTCCTAGAAACCCTTCTACAACTCCTCAAAAAAATAATCCATGTAAACTAATTGCGATCATTTGTCTCGCATTGATTGTGATCGTTGGTCTAGCCATCCTCATAACATGGCTCGCGATCAAGCCTAAGAATCTTCAATACTCGATTGTTGAAGGGTACATACGTGACTACAATTTAACCAATGACGGGCAATTTAAATCAACATTTTATTTCGGTATATGGACTTTTAATCCTAACCATAAGGCCTCGATTTACTATGACAAAATGGATGTCATAGTAACTTATCGAGGCCAAGATGTTGCATCAGGGAGTATAGCCCCGTTTTTTCAGCCTAAGAGGAATGTCACAACACTCGAGTTTCAAAATTCTGCTAAGGATGTGACATTGTCAAGCGATCAAGTTAAGCATTTGAAGAACGAAAGAAATGGTGGACAGGTTGATTTGGATATCAAGATTAATGCTAGAATGAGAGTTAAGGTTGGGATTTGGAAATCAAGACATTATAAGGTTAAGATTTTGTGTTCTCCGGTTGTtataaatttctctaatgataaGAGGTTTCAGAAGACAAATTGTGATGTGGATATCTAA